In one Pseudomonas purpurea genomic region, the following are encoded:
- a CDS encoding MFS transporter: protein MAEVNTAKDLNKRRAATVLLMTMVMLGVFPVDVLLPSFPALSEHFGTSPADIAFSISLFAIGISVSQLLIGPLSDVIGRKRLLLAGMAVSVVGSVGCVMSTEYGYFLLFRVVQALGCGCFVLSQALVQDLFEGKERDQLRILMVTASGIFISVSPLAGTLLQELLGWPGSFHVFIALCAAVFLKACLFLENSHTPQGPRHGIIGAYRLVFSNFTFVGYWLIAAIVFACHFSFIVISPLIFMEQLQLTAYEFSLTLLLYGAAYIIGGIVARVLGNRITPNTQIVVGLSLIGFAGVTLLYLWHQFSLSTATILLPMIICTAGTTIARPAATSKAMSLFPDNAGASASAGNTLIFIFGGLISALVNLSTADLQVTLAFSFLVLSTLGLLLNWRISHRGRVLSPA, encoded by the coding sequence ATGGCTGAAGTGAACACTGCGAAAGACCTCAACAAACGCCGCGCGGCCACGGTGCTATTGATGACCATGGTCATGCTCGGGGTGTTTCCGGTGGATGTGCTGCTGCCATCGTTTCCAGCGCTGTCGGAACATTTTGGTACTTCACCCGCCGACATTGCCTTTTCCATCAGCCTGTTTGCCATCGGCATTTCCGTCTCGCAACTGCTGATCGGGCCACTCTCGGATGTCATCGGCCGCAAACGCCTGCTGCTGGCGGGCATGGCGGTGTCGGTTGTCGGCTCGGTGGGCTGCGTGATGTCCACCGAATATGGCTACTTCCTGTTGTTCAGGGTCGTCCAGGCACTCGGTTGCGGTTGTTTCGTGTTGTCCCAGGCGTTGGTCCAGGACCTGTTCGAGGGCAAGGAGCGCGATCAGTTGCGCATCCTGATGGTCACCGCGAGCGGGATCTTCATTTCCGTCTCACCACTGGCCGGCACACTGTTGCAAGAACTGCTGGGCTGGCCCGGTAGCTTCCATGTTTTTATTGCCCTTTGCGCCGCCGTCTTCCTGAAAGCCTGCCTGTTCCTGGAGAACTCGCACACACCCCAGGGGCCCCGCCACGGCATCATCGGGGCTTACCGGCTGGTCTTCAGCAACTTCACGTTCGTGGGCTATTGGTTGATCGCGGCAATCGTGTTCGCCTGCCACTTTTCCTTCATCGTCATTTCGCCCCTGATCTTCATGGAGCAGTTGCAACTGACGGCCTATGAGTTTTCCCTGACCCTGCTGCTCTATGGCGCGGCCTACATTATTGGCGGAATCGTTGCCCGGGTGCTCGGCAACCGAATCACCCCGAATACACAAATCGTCGTCGGGCTGAGCCTGATCGGTTTCGCCGGTGTAACGTTGTTGTACCTGTGGCACCAGTTCAGCCTGTCGACCGCGACCATCCTGCTGCCGATGATCATCTGCACCGCCGGTACCACCATCGCCCGCCCGGCGGCGACTTCGAAAGCCATGAGCCTGTTTCCCGACAATGCCGGTGCATCAGCGTCGGCGGGTAACACGCTGATCTTCATATTCGGCGGGTTGATCAGTGCACTGGTCAACCTGAGCACCGCCGACCTGCAAGTCACGCTGGCCTTCAGTTTCCTGGTGCTCAGTACCTTGGGCCTGTTGCTGAACTGGCGTATCAGTCATCGGGGCAGGGTTCTGAGCCCGGCCTGA